The Geothrix sp. genome window below encodes:
- a CDS encoding ATP-dependent Clp protease ATP-binding subunit, with the protein MFEKFTEKARRVMFFARYEASQFGAESIQSGHLLLGLLRESEKTSTQLLERMGVQVSALRERLVTALTPRDKKITPSSTSIDIPMEEEVKRILQHATAESAKLNHKHVGAEHLLLGMLKEEGCLAGRLLKEAGADLIAAKEILLESSKEEKIAKKKKEHPLLSEFARNLSEMAERGIFDNLIGREQEVERIVQILSRRRKNNPILLGEAGVGKTAIVEGLAQKIHEGVVPPSLADKRIYALDLSLVVAGTKYRGQFEERLKSIIAEASKDPSVVLFIDEIHSLIGTGAAEGSLDAANILKPALSRGEIQCIGATTHKEYAKYIDKDRSLVRRFQPVTVNPPDEIESLRIIEGIRDRYELFHRVRYTPKTMEASVYLSNRYITDRFLPDKAIDLLDEAGARVKLRAGPGGATPEGQTHEDELHRVINEMNEAVLSRDFEKAVLLRQKELQLREEIQKSRSELTDEDYARFPEVTEQDIEDVVASWTGIPVKALKGDEKANLVNMEPRINERVIGQPEAVSAVVRAVRRARTGLKNPNRPMGSFLFLGPTGVGKTELAKTLAAFLFGDAKKMIRFDMSEYMEKHEVSKLLGAPPGYVGYEEGGMLTDRIRRNPYCVLLFDEIEKAHPDLINILLSIFDDGQASDAFGNLVDFKNTIIIMTSNVGSRELLSEKNLGFVEQDGRPDAKSGDAMKVLKRTFPPEFLNRIDEIVVFNRLGDDELRKIVRLLVEDLNLTLQKHKLSVALTDAACDWLVKTTLRDRAYGARPLRRAIQKQVEDPLAELMVGQDTVPSGAVNFDLVDGKLVPTLSESGDVATGQETHLVGAPE; encoded by the coding sequence GTGTTCGAAAAATTCACCGAAAAAGCCCGCCGCGTGATGTTTTTCGCCCGCTATGAGGCGAGCCAGTTCGGTGCGGAAAGCATTCAGAGCGGCCACCTCCTGCTGGGGCTTCTCCGGGAGTCGGAAAAGACCAGCACCCAGCTGCTCGAGCGCATGGGCGTCCAGGTGAGCGCCCTGCGGGAACGCCTGGTGACGGCCCTGACCCCCCGGGACAAGAAGATCACCCCCAGCAGCACCAGCATCGACATTCCCATGGAGGAGGAGGTCAAGCGCATCCTCCAGCACGCCACGGCCGAGAGCGCCAAGCTCAACCACAAGCATGTGGGGGCCGAGCACCTGCTGCTGGGCATGCTGAAGGAGGAGGGCTGCCTGGCGGGACGCCTGTTGAAGGAGGCCGGCGCCGACCTGATCGCCGCCAAGGAGATCCTGCTGGAGAGCAGCAAGGAAGAGAAGATCGCGAAGAAGAAGAAGGAGCACCCCCTCCTCTCCGAGTTCGCCCGCAACCTGTCCGAGATGGCCGAGCGCGGCATCTTCGACAACCTCATCGGCCGCGAGCAGGAGGTCGAGCGCATCGTCCAGATCCTCAGCCGCCGCCGGAAGAACAACCCCATCCTGCTGGGCGAGGCCGGCGTGGGCAAGACCGCCATCGTGGAGGGCCTGGCCCAGAAGATCCACGAGGGCGTGGTGCCGCCGAGCCTGGCGGACAAGCGCATCTACGCACTGGACCTCAGCCTGGTGGTGGCGGGCACCAAGTACCGCGGCCAGTTCGAGGAGCGCCTGAAGTCCATCATCGCCGAGGCCAGCAAGGATCCCAGCGTGGTCCTGTTCATCGACGAGATCCACAGCCTCATCGGCACCGGCGCCGCCGAGGGCAGCCTGGATGCCGCGAACATCCTGAAGCCCGCCCTCAGCCGGGGTGAGATCCAGTGCATCGGCGCCACCACGCACAAGGAATACGCCAAATACATCGACAAGGACCGCAGCCTGGTGCGGCGCTTCCAGCCGGTGACCGTGAATCCGCCGGACGAGATCGAGAGCCTGCGCATCATCGAAGGCATCCGGGACCGCTATGAGCTGTTCCACCGGGTCCGCTACACGCCGAAGACCATGGAGGCCTCGGTCTACCTGTCCAACCGCTACATCACGGACCGCTTCCTCCCCGACAAGGCCATCGACCTGCTGGACGAGGCCGGCGCCCGCGTGAAGCTGCGGGCGGGTCCCGGCGGCGCCACGCCCGAGGGGCAGACCCACGAGGACGAGCTGCACCGGGTCATCAACGAGATGAATGAGGCCGTGCTGAGCCGCGATTTCGAGAAGGCCGTCCTGCTGCGCCAGAAGGAGCTGCAGCTGCGCGAGGAGATCCAGAAGAGCCGCTCCGAGCTCACCGACGAGGACTACGCGCGCTTCCCCGAAGTGACCGAGCAGGACATCGAGGATGTGGTGGCCAGCTGGACTGGCATTCCCGTGAAGGCCCTGAAGGGCGACGAGAAGGCCAACCTCGTGAACATGGAACCCCGGATCAACGAGCGGGTCATCGGCCAGCCCGAGGCGGTGAGCGCCGTGGTGCGCGCCGTGCGCCGCGCCCGGACCGGCCTCAAGAATCCGAACCGGCCCATGGGCTCCTTCCTGTTCCTAGGCCCCACCGGCGTGGGCAAGACCGAGCTGGCGAAGACCCTGGCGGCCTTCCTCTTCGGGGATGCCAAGAAGATGATCCGCTTCGACATGTCCGAGTACATGGAGAAGCACGAGGTCTCCAAGCTGCTCGGGGCCCCTCCGGGGTATGTGGGCTACGAGGAGGGCGGCATGCTGACGGACCGCATCCGGCGGAACCCGTACTGCGTCCTGCTCTTCGACGAGATCGAAAAGGCCCACCCCGACCTGATCAACATCCTGCTGTCGATCTTTGACGATGGTCAGGCTTCGGACGCCTTCGGGAACCTGGTGGACTTCAAGAACACCATCATCATCATGACATCCAATGTGGGCAGCCGGGAGCTGCTGTCGGAGAAGAACCTCGGCTTCGTCGAGCAGGACGGCCGTCCCGACGCCAAGAGCGGCGATGCCATGAAGGTGCTCAAGCGGACCTTCCCCCCCGAGTTCCTGAACCGCATCGACGAGATTGTGGTGTTCAACCGCCTGGGCGATGACGAGCTGCGCAAGATCGTCCGCCTGCTGGTGGAGGATCTCAACCTCACCCTCCAGAAGCACAAGCTCTCCGTCGCGCTGACGGACGCGGCCTGCGATTGGCTGGTGAAGACCACCTTGCGCGACCGGGCCTACGGCGCGCGGCCGTTGCGGCGCGCCATCCAGAAGCAGGTGGAGGATCCCCTCGCCGAGCTGATGGTGGGCCAGGACACGGTGCCCTCGGGCGCGGTGAATTTCGATCTGGTGGACGGAAAGCTCGTCCCCACCCTGTCTGAGTCCGGAGACGTGGCCACTGGCCAGGAAACCCATCTGGTCGGAGCGCCTGAATGA
- the bamA gene encoding outer membrane protein assembly factor BamA encodes MTQRNMVRNRVRPRWRRGVLPLLLVAGFSLSLAAQDIEPITQIEVIGAQKQTAETVIFKSGVKVGDDLRNLDFSAVLEKLWASGSFDDVKLELEDDKGGKKLVIRIRERPLIKEVDYRGGTEVGITNIKDKVKEKKLTINPDTVYDPEAARKIKNLIVEQAGEKGFRNPVVDITLEPMGTGVARLVFDIKEGGKAKIYRVEFRGNKVFSSSQLRGVMKKTRKHWMFSWLTTHDLLVDKNLEEDLENLKKAYWKMGYKDVFVGKPLIEVDDHTSPKQKIKNEKRIKEAKSPKYDLRATLTVPILEGQQYFEGTFKAEGGKLFRDTFYTGKYAEVKRDNKSFLKKFFNIKPSLETPKAGEKPVPFDLDAVNQTVDKLKEAYSNQAHIMFRAEKKLEIRDEDGVKKVDTTLKLDEGEPYTVRKIEFEGNLTTKDKVLRRSMLMREGDLFQTDRFKDSILSISQLSYFDVKNSEPKVDLVPEKSQVDVVIRGEEAGVNELLFQGGYGSLFGFSLGVSFSTRNLGGGGETLSVSYNGGKFSKNVSVGFTEPFIFDLPYSFSTSVSNGSADYDASRVGVANAYKQFTRSLGLSVGARLSNWLPQSPWAWFTTYSTGYSFRLIRIEGGRNYYFRDLSNQLTSTFSQSLAFSTVNHQFKPTQGTRVAFSLEYGGWQFGGDKPFLRATWDFAKFANVADRHIFALNLSYGYLQNMGKEELPLYDLYRPGGENSIRGYRFGQVGSVLLDNTGTPVVVGGNKQFIANLEYQFKIADQFRLVFFYDAGNAWGSGTKIFSKDSVSYTPYGTSTVVTYTNPTLVRSAGLEFRFFLPISPAPLRLIWARKLNPYPFDTEGRTDFQFSIGTTF; translated from the coding sequence ATGACGCAGCGGAACATGGTTCGGAACCGGGTCCGGCCCCGGTGGCGCAGGGGTGTGCTGCCCTTGCTGCTGGTGGCGGGCTTCTCCCTTTCGCTGGCGGCGCAGGACATCGAGCCCATCACGCAGATCGAGGTGATCGGCGCGCAGAAGCAGACGGCCGAGACGGTGATCTTCAAGTCGGGCGTGAAGGTGGGGGACGACCTCCGGAACCTGGATTTCAGCGCCGTGCTCGAAAAGCTCTGGGCCAGCGGTTCCTTCGACGATGTGAAGCTGGAACTGGAGGACGACAAGGGCGGCAAGAAGCTGGTCATCCGCATCCGCGAGCGGCCCCTCATCAAAGAGGTGGACTACCGCGGCGGCACCGAAGTGGGCATCACCAACATCAAGGACAAGGTGAAGGAGAAGAAGCTCACCATCAATCCCGACACGGTGTACGACCCCGAGGCCGCCCGCAAGATCAAGAACCTGATCGTGGAGCAGGCGGGCGAGAAGGGGTTCCGGAACCCCGTGGTGGACATCACACTCGAACCCATGGGCACGGGCGTGGCGCGTCTGGTCTTCGACATCAAGGAAGGCGGCAAGGCGAAGATCTACCGCGTGGAGTTCCGCGGCAACAAGGTGTTCTCCAGCTCCCAGCTGCGCGGCGTCATGAAGAAGACCCGCAAGCACTGGATGTTCAGCTGGCTCACCACCCACGACCTGCTGGTGGACAAGAACCTGGAAGAGGATCTGGAAAACCTCAAGAAGGCCTACTGGAAGATGGGCTACAAGGATGTCTTCGTGGGCAAGCCCCTCATCGAGGTGGATGACCATACTTCCCCGAAGCAGAAGATCAAGAACGAGAAGCGGATCAAGGAGGCCAAGTCTCCGAAGTACGACCTCCGGGCCACCCTTACCGTTCCCATCCTCGAGGGCCAGCAGTACTTCGAGGGGACCTTCAAGGCCGAGGGCGGCAAGCTCTTCCGCGACACCTTCTACACCGGCAAGTACGCCGAGGTGAAGCGGGACAACAAATCCTTCCTGAAGAAGTTCTTCAACATCAAGCCCTCCCTCGAGACCCCGAAGGCGGGCGAGAAGCCCGTGCCCTTCGACCTCGACGCGGTAAACCAGACCGTGGACAAGCTGAAGGAGGCCTACAGCAACCAGGCCCACATCATGTTCCGGGCGGAGAAGAAGCTCGAGATCCGCGATGAGGACGGCGTCAAGAAGGTGGACACCACCCTGAAGCTGGACGAGGGCGAGCCCTACACGGTCCGGAAAATCGAATTCGAGGGCAACCTCACCACCAAGGACAAGGTGCTCCGCCGCAGCATGCTCATGCGCGAGGGGGACCTGTTCCAGACTGACCGCTTCAAGGATTCGATCCTGAGCATCAGTCAGCTCAGCTACTTCGATGTGAAGAACTCCGAGCCCAAGGTGGACCTGGTGCCGGAGAAGTCCCAGGTGGATGTCGTGATCCGCGGCGAGGAGGCCGGCGTCAACGAACTCCTCTTCCAGGGCGGCTACGGCTCGCTGTTCGGCTTCTCCCTCGGCGTGAGCTTCTCCACCCGGAACCTGGGCGGCGGCGGCGAGACGCTGTCCGTCAGCTACAACGGAGGCAAGTTCTCCAAGAATGTCTCCGTCGGCTTCACCGAGCCCTTCATCTTCGACCTGCCCTACTCGTTCTCCACTTCGGTCTCGAATGGGTCGGCGGACTACGATGCTTCCCGCGTGGGCGTGGCCAACGCCTACAAGCAGTTCACCCGCAGCCTCGGCCTGTCCGTGGGCGCCCGCCTCAGCAACTGGTTGCCCCAGAGCCCTTGGGCCTGGTTCACCACCTACTCCACGGGCTACAGCTTCCGTCTGATCCGCATCGAGGGTGGCCGGAACTACTACTTCCGCGACCTGAGCAACCAGCTCACTTCCACCTTCAGCCAGAGCCTGGCCTTCAGCACCGTGAACCACCAGTTCAAGCCCACTCAGGGCACCCGCGTGGCCTTCAGTCTGGAATACGGCGGCTGGCAGTTCGGCGGCGACAAGCCCTTCCTCCGCGCCACCTGGGACTTCGCCAAGTTCGCCAATGTGGCCGACCGGCACATCTTCGCCCTGAACCTCAGCTACGGCTACCTCCAGAACATGGGCAAGGAGGAGCTGCCGCTCTACGACCTGTACCGGCCCGGCGGGGAGAACAGCATCCGCGGTTACCGCTTCGGCCAGGTGGGCAGCGTCCTGCTGGACAACACAGGAACGCCGGTCGTGGTGGGCGGCAACAAGCAGTTCATCGCCAACCTGGAGTACCAGTTCAAGATCGCCGACCAGTTCCGCCTGGTGTTCTTCTACGATGCGGGCAACGCCTGGGGCAGCGGCACGAAGATCTTCAGCAAGGATTCCGTGAGCTACACGCCCTACGGAACCTCGACGGTGGTTACCTACACCAACCCCACCCTGGTGCGCTCGGCGGGCCTGGAGTTCCGGTTCTTCCTGCCCATCAGCCCCGCGCCGCTCCGCCTGATCTGGGCGCGCAAGCTGAATCCCTATCCCTTCGACACCGAGGGCCGGACCGACTTCCAGTTCTCCATCGGCACCACCTTCTGA
- a CDS encoding OmpH family outer membrane protein, whose translation MRLLAPSVAALCLSAALSMPAAAQEAPRFAFFSINQLVRSSKKAGAIFSELEITGKNLQEKLQAKGQELQTLQQQLNSPSLDPDKKEALAKRYRDLEFEAKKMQEDSQAEYQRVEKKVSESIAKLAGPIVEQLAKEQKIQMVFSDQSVQILSWADEAWMKGFTAEVSKRLDASEGTPAAASKPAAAKPAAPKPAAPKK comes from the coding sequence ATGCGCCTGCTCGCCCCCTCCGTGGCCGCCCTGTGCCTGTCCGCCGCTCTGTCCATGCCCGCCGCGGCCCAGGAGGCGCCCCGCTTCGCCTTCTTCAGCATCAATCAGCTGGTCCGCAGCTCCAAGAAGGCTGGCGCGATCTTCTCCGAGCTGGAGATCACGGGCAAGAACCTCCAGGAGAAGCTCCAGGCCAAGGGCCAGGAGCTGCAGACCCTGCAGCAGCAGCTGAACTCCCCCAGCCTGGACCCGGATAAGAAGGAAGCCCTGGCCAAGCGCTACCGCGACCTGGAGTTCGAGGCCAAGAAGATGCAGGAGGACAGCCAGGCCGAGTACCAGCGCGTGGAGAAGAAGGTCAGCGAATCGATCGCCAAGCTGGCGGGCCCCATCGTCGAGCAGCTGGCCAAGGAGCAGAAGATCCAGATGGTCTTCTCCGACCAGTCCGTGCAGATCCTCTCCTGGGCCGATGAGGCCTGGATGAAGGGCTTCACCGCCGAGGTCTCCAAGCGCCTGGATGCCTCCGAGGGCACCCCCGCCGCCGCGTCGAAGCCTGCCGCCGCCAAACCCGCCGCCCCCAAGCCGGCCGCGCCGAAGAAGTAG